One genomic segment of Rhodopirellula islandica includes these proteins:
- the proC gene encoding pyrroline-5-carboxylate reductase — MQLTGLTVIGGGQMARALVGGMLESGCLKASELTVVHQTKATGDWWGAKYPGCTTSTDTVEAVSGASTVMLAVKPHIIAEVLAVKNADGKSADWSGRLIVSIAAGIGLDKLTQGVGHDRVVRVMPNTPSLVGEGASGYCVSLGVSDDDVKLIETMLNSVGIASLVTEPQMNAVTGVSGSGPAYVFLIIEALADGGVAAGLPRATALKLATQTVLGAAKMVRETGEHPGVLKDNVCSPGGTTIAAMSVLEQNAVRGAMIQAVQASANRSRELA; from the coding sequence ATGCAACTCACCGGATTGACGGTTATCGGCGGCGGCCAAATGGCTCGGGCTCTTGTGGGCGGAATGCTCGAAAGTGGATGCCTGAAAGCAAGCGAACTGACGGTCGTGCACCAAACCAAAGCGACTGGCGATTGGTGGGGGGCAAAGTATCCCGGGTGCACAACCAGCACCGACACCGTCGAAGCGGTTTCGGGCGCCAGCACGGTGATGCTGGCCGTCAAACCGCACATCATCGCCGAGGTATTGGCGGTCAAGAATGCGGACGGCAAATCAGCCGATTGGTCAGGGCGTTTGATCGTGTCCATCGCCGCGGGCATCGGGCTGGACAAATTGACCCAAGGGGTCGGTCACGATCGCGTCGTCCGCGTGATGCCCAACACGCCCAGCCTGGTCGGGGAAGGGGCCAGCGGGTACTGCGTCAGTTTGGGCGTGAGCGACGACGATGTGAAATTGATCGAAACGATGTTGAATAGCGTTGGGATTGCCTCCCTGGTCACGGAACCGCAAATGAATGCGGTCACCGGCGTCAGTGGCTCCGGACCTGCCTACGTGTTTCTGATCATCGAGGCACTCGCTGACGGCGGCGTCGCAGCCGGTTTGCCGCGTGCCACGGCGCTGAAATTGGCAACGCAAACGGTTTTGGGGGCCGCGAAAATGGTTCGTGAGACGGGCGAGCACCCCGGCGTTCTGAAGGACAACGTTTGCAGCCCTGGGGGAACAACCATTGCCGCGATGAGCGTCCTGGAACAGAATGCAGTTCGTGGAGCAATGATTCAAGCCGTGCAGGCGTCGGCCAATCGCAGTCGCGAGTTGGCATAG
- a CDS encoding leucine-rich repeat domain-containing protein: MISSRKSSFLRFVSLCCLALASVAPVSADDEKTADSKDKPAATETAAEVKPPAKADKPAPKKVAETKEVTEKEVPQKADEKPVVQSIFPDKALETSVRAEVFAKRHNDEPITAEDVAKISRVVGSGKGIASLEGLQHCKSLMLIDLANNEIEDLTPISGLKRLQSVTLASNKISSLDPVAELTAMQLLDVSANQLTSLDPLTKMSNLRTLYLADNQLTSLDPLAGLTKIWSLDVAGNQLTSLNPISKLGWLTTLEISDNQITSLQPLTALHDLDMLIVPGNPIANLKPLVEMCRADLEGDRRFAPYLNVYFSPTQLNHADWSEDLAGLRSLGVRLHEYERKQPGAKSNP, from the coding sequence ATGATCAGTTCGCGAAAATCGTCTTTCTTGCGGTTCGTGTCGCTCTGCTGCCTTGCCTTGGCCTCGGTCGCCCCCGTGTCCGCCGATGATGAAAAGACGGCTGACTCGAAGGACAAGCCCGCGGCGACCGAAACAGCCGCCGAGGTGAAGCCTCCCGCCAAGGCTGACAAACCGGCACCGAAAAAAGTGGCTGAAACGAAGGAAGTCACCGAGAAAGAAGTGCCCCAGAAGGCGGATGAAAAACCCGTCGTCCAATCGATCTTTCCCGACAAGGCTCTCGAAACGTCCGTCCGTGCGGAGGTGTTCGCCAAACGCCACAACGACGAACCGATCACGGCCGAAGACGTTGCCAAAATCTCGCGAGTGGTGGGCAGCGGCAAAGGCATCGCCTCACTGGAGGGTTTGCAGCACTGCAAGTCATTGATGTTGATCGATTTGGCGAACAATGAAATCGAAGACTTGACTCCGATCTCCGGGCTCAAACGCTTGCAATCCGTCACCTTGGCGAGCAACAAAATCAGCAGCCTCGATCCGGTCGCTGAACTGACTGCGATGCAGTTGCTCGATGTTTCGGCCAACCAACTGACCAGCTTGGATCCGCTGACGAAGATGTCCAATTTGCGGACTCTGTATTTGGCCGACAATCAATTGACCAGCCTGGATCCTTTGGCAGGTCTGACCAAGATTTGGTCGCTGGATGTGGCCGGGAATCAACTGACCAGCTTGAATCCCATTTCGAAGCTTGGTTGGTTGACCACGCTCGAAATTTCGGACAACCAAATCACGTCCCTTCAACCACTGACGGCGCTCCATGACCTCGACATGCTGATCGTTCCTGGCAATCCGATTGCCAACCTGAAACCTCTGGTCGAAATGTGTCGTGCGGACCTGGAGGGTGACCGACGTTTCGCTCCTTACTTGAACGTTTACTTTTCCCCCACGCAGTTGAATCACGCCGATTGGTCCGAAGACCTTGCTGGCCTGCGAAGTCTCGGTGTGCGTCTGCACGAGTATGAGCGGAAGCAGCCGGGAGCAAAGTCGAATCCATGA
- a CDS encoding protein kinase domain-containing protein — translation MSAPTPEEFIQRALAVGIADRRSVDRALADLGSEERGLSDVIELLQRHGILTTLQCEKLTRGDKGGYFYGDYIVQYLIGAGTFARVYRAQKGEEVFAVKVLRKRFRDEPKEMEQFLREGRMGLKLKHPNIVRILDVVPDVRNPFLVMEFVEGQTLRELVRIRKQLPVELALKLTMEISAGLAHAAGLGISHRDLKLSNVLISSAGTAKLVDFGLAALADRNNPEQVADCPNARAIDYAALERGTNVRKDDPRSDVFFTGNMLYHMIAGEPALTETRDRLARLNVSRFQEIKPISEHVPDCPGIVSQLLMKILAYDPEKRIQSAAAMRIEVERVLETLKKGPTERKVHDTTGTVNAADVGDDQVVTNEGEGYVVMLVESKANLQNAVRERLKARGYRVLIIADPKRALARFEDDIENPADCVIFGAAELGNDALEAYNQFVTDEKTAEIPAILLVDQRQGHIISRAKRGPNRVLLPLPLRVKQLRVALMQLLANIEKRTPGMF, via the coding sequence ATGAGTGCTCCGACTCCCGAAGAATTCATTCAGCGAGCGTTGGCTGTTGGGATTGCTGACCGCCGTTCAGTCGACCGCGCGCTAGCGGACCTCGGTTCGGAAGAACGTGGGCTCAGCGATGTGATTGAGCTGCTGCAGCGACACGGAATTCTGACCACCTTGCAATGCGAGAAGCTGACCCGAGGCGACAAGGGTGGTTACTTCTATGGCGATTACATCGTCCAGTACCTGATCGGTGCTGGTACGTTCGCACGGGTGTACCGAGCTCAGAAGGGCGAAGAAGTCTTCGCGGTCAAAGTGCTTCGCAAACGGTTCCGTGATGAACCGAAGGAAATGGAACAATTCCTTCGCGAAGGTCGGATGGGGCTGAAGCTCAAACACCCCAACATTGTTCGAATCTTGGATGTCGTTCCGGACGTGAGGAATCCGTTCTTGGTGATGGAGTTTGTCGAGGGGCAAACGCTTCGCGAGCTGGTGAGAATTCGCAAGCAGCTGCCGGTTGAACTTGCGTTGAAACTCACGATGGAGATCTCGGCCGGTCTGGCACACGCGGCCGGGCTTGGGATTTCTCACCGTGACTTGAAGCTGTCCAACGTGCTGATTTCATCGGCCGGGACGGCGAAGCTGGTCGACTTCGGCTTGGCCGCGTTGGCCGATCGCAACAACCCCGAACAAGTCGCGGATTGCCCCAACGCTCGCGCGATTGATTACGCCGCGTTGGAACGCGGCACCAACGTTCGCAAGGACGACCCACGCAGTGACGTCTTCTTCACCGGCAACATGCTGTATCACATGATCGCGGGCGAGCCGGCACTGACCGAAACCCGTGACCGTTTGGCGCGGCTAAACGTGTCGCGATTTCAAGAAATCAAACCGATCTCGGAACACGTTCCCGATTGCCCCGGGATCGTCAGTCAACTGTTGATGAAAATTCTGGCGTATGATCCTGAGAAACGCATTCAATCCGCTGCGGCGATGCGGATTGAAGTCGAACGCGTCCTGGAAACGCTGAAGAAGGGCCCAACGGAACGGAAAGTCCATGACACCACCGGAACCGTCAACGCGGCCGATGTCGGTGATGACCAGGTGGTCACCAACGAGGGCGAAGGCTACGTCGTGATGTTGGTGGAATCAAAAGCCAACTTGCAAAACGCGGTTCGCGAGCGGTTGAAGGCACGTGGTTATCGCGTGTTGATCATCGCCGATCCCAAGCGAGCTTTGGCGAGATTCGAGGATGACATTGAGAATCCCGCAGATTGTGTGATCTTTGGTGCAGCCGAACTTGGCAACGACGCCTTGGAGGCCTACAACCAATTTGTCACGGACGAAAAGACGGCCGAAATCCCGGCGATCTTGCTCGTCGATCAACGCCAAGGACACATCATCAGCCGCGCCAAACGCGGTCCCAATCGCGTGCTGCTACCGTTGCCACTGCGAGTCAAGCAACTTCGAGTTGCGCTGATGCAGTTGCTGGCCAACATCGAAAAGCGGACCCCGGGAATGTTTTGA
- a CDS encoding pyroglutamyl-peptidase I — translation MTKVLLTAFEPYDRWPDNSSWMSLMELTHWYDGPVELVTRRYPVNLLTMSERLRADLQAGYDLAIHCGQAPGSTQMRLENVGLNLRTDGTEILPDAPAAYRSGLPLPASAQKIRDAGIPAAVSHHAGTYLCNAALYLSHHYSAAFGLQTQSLFVHVPLAPSQVARENSDSPSMSVPMTSAALAILIQSLVASTN, via the coding sequence CGAGCCCTACGACCGCTGGCCGGACAACTCGAGCTGGATGAGTCTGATGGAGCTGACGCATTGGTACGACGGCCCCGTGGAGCTGGTCACACGGCGATATCCCGTGAACTTGCTGACCATGAGCGAGCGGCTAAGAGCTGACTTGCAGGCGGGTTACGATCTGGCGATTCATTGCGGTCAGGCTCCAGGATCAACCCAAATGCGATTGGAAAACGTGGGGCTGAATCTCCGCACAGATGGCACCGAAATCCTGCCCGACGCTCCTGCGGCCTACCGATCTGGTTTGCCGCTGCCAGCATCCGCTCAAAAGATCCGAGATGCGGGCATTCCTGCCGCGGTGTCGCATCACGCGGGTACATATTTGTGCAATGCGGCGTTGTACCTGAGTCACCATTATTCAGCAGCATTCGGGCTGCAGACCCAGTCTCTGTTCGTGCACGTGCCCCTGGCCCCTTCCCAGGTCGCACGTGAAAATTCGGATTCGCCCAGCATGAGTGTGCCGATGACCAGCGCCGCGCTCGCGATTCTGATTCAAAGTCTGGTTGCATCGACCAACTGA